In Burkholderia sp. WP9, a genomic segment contains:
- a CDS encoding MFS family transporter — protein sequence MTNLNIPAAVSTQDTRRRIFAIVGASSGNLVEWFDFYVYSFCALYFAPAFFPSGNPTTQLLNTAGVFAAGFLMRPIGGWFFGRLADKHGRRMAMMVSVFMMCGGSLVIALLPTYAQIGALAPALLLVARLFQGLSVGGEYGTSATYMSEVALKGRRGFFASFQYVTLIGGQLCALLVLVVLQQTLSTEELKAWGWRVPFVIGALAALIALYLRKSLDETTTAETRHRKEAGTLRGLWVHKGAFMTVLGFTAGGSLIFYTFTTYMQKYLVNTAGMHAKTASNVMTAALFVYMVMQPAFGALSDRIGRRRSMLFFGFFATIGTVPLLHALKDVTSPYAAFGLVVLALAIVSFYTSISGLIKAEMFPPEVRALGVGLSYAVANAIFGGSAEYVALWLKQAGSESTFYWYVTAMCAIAGVVAFLMRDPSKEGYLRHEP from the coding sequence ATGACAAATCTCAATATTCCGGCGGCAGTATCCACACAAGACACACGGCGCCGCATCTTCGCGATCGTTGGCGCTTCATCGGGCAATCTCGTCGAGTGGTTCGACTTTTACGTGTATTCGTTCTGCGCGCTGTACTTTGCGCCGGCGTTCTTCCCGAGTGGCAATCCGACCACGCAGTTGCTCAACACCGCCGGCGTGTTCGCGGCAGGCTTCCTGATGCGTCCGATCGGCGGCTGGTTCTTCGGCCGTCTGGCCGACAAGCACGGCCGCCGCATGGCCATGATGGTGTCGGTGTTCATGATGTGCGGCGGGTCGCTGGTGATCGCGCTCTTGCCCACCTACGCACAGATCGGCGCGCTCGCGCCGGCGCTGCTGCTGGTTGCGCGGCTGTTCCAGGGGTTGTCGGTGGGTGGCGAATATGGGACCAGCGCGACCTATATGAGTGAAGTCGCGCTCAAGGGGCGGCGCGGCTTTTTTGCGTCGTTCCAGTACGTGACGCTGATCGGTGGGCAGTTGTGCGCGCTGCTCGTGCTGGTGGTGCTGCAACAAACGCTCTCCACTGAAGAGCTGAAGGCGTGGGGCTGGCGCGTGCCGTTCGTGATCGGCGCGCTGGCGGCCTTGATCGCGCTGTATCTGCGTAAATCGCTCGACGAAACCACCACGGCCGAGACGCGTCATCGCAAGGAAGCGGGCACGTTGCGCGGTCTGTGGGTGCACAAGGGCGCGTTCATGACCGTGCTCGGCTTCACGGCCGGCGGCTCGCTGATTTTCTACACGTTCACGACGTACATGCAGAAGTACCTGGTCAACACGGCAGGCATGCATGCCAAGACGGCCAGCAACGTGATGACTGCGGCGCTGTTCGTGTATATGGTGATGCAGCCGGCGTTCGGTGCATTGTCGGACCGCATCGGCCGCCGCCGTTCCATGCTGTTCTTCGGGTTTTTCGCGACTATCGGCACGGTGCCGTTGCTGCACGCGCTGAAAGACGTGACGAGCCCATATGCGGCATTTGGCCTCGTGGTGTTGGCGCTCGCGATCGTGAGCTTCTACACGTCGATCAGCGGACTGATCAAGGCGGAAATGTTCCCGCCGGAAGTGCGCGCGCTGGGCGTGGGGTTGTCGTATGCGGTGGCCAATGCGATCTTCGGCGGCTCGGCGGAGTATGTCGCGCTGTGGTTGAAGCAGGCGGGCAGCGAGTCCACGTTCTACTGGTATGTGACGGCGATGTGCGCAATCGCCGGTGTCGTGGCGTTCCTGATGCGTGACCCTTCGAAAGAGGGCTATTTGCGGCACGAGCCGTGA
- a CDS encoding PGDYG domain-containing protein: MTELKNLDLNQDANACRVVKDETVSVEFAAAEGELMSLEGPNRYVRGDALITGSTGDRWVVSRERFDAKYVPADATISHGEAGAYRNRPAVVLAKQMHEAFTLARSANGGDVLHGAAGDWVMQYAPGDYGVVQAARFAKVYRVAS, translated from the coding sequence ATGACCGAACTCAAAAATCTCGATCTGAATCAAGACGCTAACGCCTGCCGTGTCGTAAAAGACGAAACGGTCAGCGTGGAATTTGCCGCCGCCGAAGGCGAATTGATGAGCCTTGAAGGCCCGAACCGTTACGTCCGCGGCGACGCGCTGATCACCGGATCGACGGGTGACCGCTGGGTCGTCTCACGGGAACGCTTCGACGCCAAATACGTTCCCGCCGACGCAACGATCTCGCACGGCGAAGCGGGTGCGTACCGCAACCGCCCCGCTGTCGTGCTGGCCAAACAGATGCATGAAGCGTTCACGCTCGCGCGCTCGGCAAACGGTGGCGACGTGCTCCACGGCGCCGCCGGCGACTGGGTCATGCAGTACGCGCCTGGCGACTACGGTGTGGTACAGGCGGCACGCTTCGCAAAGGTTTATCGCGTGGCGAGTTAG
- a CDS encoding Spy/CpxP family protein refolding chaperone, with the protein MKKALVMLATAVAMSGAFAQTSAPASAPVSAASAPAAKAGHERNVEDRIAYLHSQLKITSAQEPQWKAFADVMRGNGQTMGELFQQRRAATNVSALDDMKQYATIAQAHADGMKKLVDAFDPLYNSFSPEQKKLADVTFHQPGGVEGHGHRGKGKGGKAAAAPASDATVKP; encoded by the coding sequence ATGAAAAAAGCACTGGTAATGCTGGCCACCGCAGTCGCCATGAGCGGCGCATTCGCACAAACTTCCGCGCCGGCATCGGCGCCGGTGAGCGCCGCTTCGGCACCCGCCGCCAAGGCCGGCCACGAGCGCAATGTCGAAGACCGCATCGCCTACCTGCATTCGCAACTGAAGATTACTTCGGCTCAGGAACCACAGTGGAAAGCGTTCGCCGACGTGATGCGCGGCAATGGCCAGACGATGGGCGAGTTGTTCCAGCAGCGCCGGGCCGCCACCAACGTGTCCGCGCTCGACGACATGAAGCAATACGCGACCATCGCGCAAGCACATGCTGACGGCATGAAGAAACTGGTCGATGCGTTCGACCCGCTGTATAACAGCTTCTCGCCGGAACAGAAGAAACTGGCTGACGTGACTTTCCATCAACCGGGCGGTGTGGAAGGCCATGGCCATCGTGGCAAGGGTAAAGGTGGCAAGGCCGCCGCTGCCCCGGCAAGCGACGCCACTGTGAAGCCGTAA
- a CDS encoding LysR family transcriptional regulator, with protein sequence MDKFVSMEIFVAVVEAGSLTAAAERFDISSAMVGKHIRSLETRLATRLLTRTTRRQSLTEIGRQYYEQCRRILADVKDAESLAEAMAAAPRGVLKVTVPLTYGVEVFAPAMTEYLTAWPDITLELDLSNRVIDLVEEGFDASIRIGQLPDSSLVARPLKPYRMRACASPAYLARAGTPRTPEDLKEHECLGFLHWGREGLWRLGGESAEENHLRAGRFRANNGQALKVAALHGFGLVLQPEALLAREIASGELVSVLEDYLPEGAPVHLVYPRDRRATAKLTSFIDFVIERFGA encoded by the coding sequence GTGGACAAATTCGTCAGCATGGAAATCTTCGTCGCGGTGGTCGAGGCGGGCAGTCTGACGGCGGCCGCCGAGCGCTTCGACATTTCGTCGGCGATGGTGGGCAAGCATATCCGTTCGCTGGAAACCCGGCTCGCCACGCGGCTCCTGACGCGCACGACACGCCGGCAAAGCCTGACGGAGATCGGCCGGCAGTATTACGAGCAATGCCGGCGCATCCTCGCTGACGTCAAGGACGCCGAGTCGCTTGCCGAGGCGATGGCCGCCGCGCCGCGCGGCGTGCTTAAAGTGACGGTGCCGCTCACCTATGGCGTGGAAGTCTTCGCCCCGGCAATGACCGAATACCTCACCGCATGGCCAGACATCACGCTTGAACTCGATCTTTCGAATCGCGTGATCGACCTGGTGGAAGAGGGTTTCGATGCGTCGATACGCATCGGCCAATTGCCCGATTCGAGTCTGGTCGCACGGCCGCTGAAACCCTACCGGATGCGCGCATGCGCTTCTCCGGCGTATCTGGCGCGCGCCGGCACGCCGCGCACGCCGGAGGATCTCAAGGAGCATGAATGCCTCGGGTTTCTGCACTGGGGCCGCGAAGGTTTATGGCGCCTCGGCGGCGAGAGCGCGGAGGAGAACCATCTGCGCGCCGGACGGTTTCGCGCGAACAACGGCCAGGCGCTCAAGGTCGCCGCGTTGCACGGCTTCGGGCTCGTGTTGCAGCCGGAGGCGCTGCTCGCGAGAGAAATCGCCAGCGGCGAACTGGTGTCCGTGCTGGAGGACTATCTGCCGGAGGGCGCGCCGGTCCATCTGGTTTATCCGCGCGATCGCCGCGCCACGGCCAAGCTCACCAGCTTCATCGATTTCGTGATCGAACGGTTCGGGGCGTAG
- a CDS encoding Lrp/AsnC family transcriptional regulator yields the protein MRPPRLDQLDDLDRNLVALLQANARESVANLARQLGVARTTVIARIARLERSNVIAGYSVRLGQDVLDSSIMAYVGIIIAPKHGPAVQKRLGKMPEVQLLCAVSGEFDYVAWLRADSPDRLNDLLDQIGGLEGVERTTTSIILARKIDRGMV from the coding sequence ATGAGACCTCCGCGCCTCGACCAACTCGACGATCTCGACCGCAACCTGGTTGCGCTGCTACAAGCCAACGCACGCGAGAGCGTCGCCAATCTCGCGCGCCAACTGGGCGTGGCGCGGACTACGGTGATCGCGCGAATTGCGCGGCTCGAGCGCAGCAACGTGATCGCCGGTTACAGCGTTCGGCTCGGCCAGGACGTGCTCGACTCGAGCATCATGGCCTACGTCGGCATCATCATCGCGCCCAAACACGGGCCCGCCGTGCAGAAACGTCTCGGCAAGATGCCCGAGGTGCAGTTGCTGTGCGCGGTGAGCGGCGAGTTCGATTACGTTGCGTGGCTGCGCGCCGATTCGCCCGACCGGCTCAACGATCTGCTTGACCAGATCGGCGGTCTGGAGGGCGTGGAGCGGACCACGACCTCGATCATTCTCGCGCGCAAGATCGACCGCGGCATGGTGTGA
- a CDS encoding saccharopine dehydrogenase C-terminal domain-containing protein: protein MKVAIVGAGLIGHTIAHMLRETGDYEVVAFDRDQHALDKLAAQGIPTRRVDSADAAALRAAVQGFDALVNALPYYLAVNVAAAAKGAGVHYFDLTEDVRATHAIRAIADDAFMPQCGLAPGFIGIAAHELANRFTEIRDVKMRVGALPEFPTNALKYNLTWSVDGLINEYCQPCEAIRDSRTQWVQPLEGLEHFSLDGTEYEAFNTSGGLGTLCETLSGRVESLDYKSVRYPGHRNLMQFLLEDLRLASDRDTLKNIMRRSVPSTAQDVVLVFITVSGMRDGQLVQEVFTRKIFAKTVCGVPMSAIQITTAGAMCAVLDLFREQKLPQKGFVRQEQVSLRDFLANRFGQLYEGQSLETMATV, encoded by the coding sequence ATGAAAGTAGCTATCGTAGGCGCAGGTTTGATCGGTCACACCATCGCCCATATGTTGCGTGAAACCGGCGACTACGAAGTCGTCGCGTTCGACCGCGACCAGCACGCGCTCGACAAGCTCGCCGCTCAGGGCATTCCGACCCGCCGTGTGGATTCCGCCGATGCCGCCGCGCTGCGCGCGGCCGTGCAAGGCTTCGACGCGCTCGTCAACGCGCTGCCTTATTACCTCGCCGTGAACGTGGCCGCGGCTGCCAAGGGCGCGGGCGTGCATTACTTCGATCTGACGGAAGACGTGCGCGCCACGCACGCGATCCGCGCGATCGCCGACGACGCCTTCATGCCGCAGTGCGGTCTGGCGCCGGGCTTTATCGGCATTGCCGCGCACGAACTCGCAAACCGCTTCACGGAAATCCGCGACGTCAAGATGCGCGTGGGCGCGCTGCCGGAATTCCCGACCAACGCGCTGAAGTACAACCTGACGTGGAGCGTCGACGGTCTGATCAACGAGTACTGCCAGCCGTGCGAAGCGATCCGCGACAGCCGCACGCAATGGGTGCAGCCGCTCGAAGGCCTCGAACATTTCTCGCTCGATGGCACCGAGTACGAAGCCTTCAACACCTCCGGCGGTCTTGGCACGCTGTGTGAAACCTTGTCGGGCCGGGTGGAATCGCTCGACTACAAGTCGGTGCGCTATCCGGGCCACCGCAACCTGATGCAGTTCCTGCTCGAAGACCTGCGTCTTGCCAGCGACCGCGACACGCTCAAGAACATCATGCGCCGTTCGGTGCCTTCCACCGCGCAAGACGTGGTGCTCGTGTTCATCACGGTGAGCGGCATGCGCGACGGTCAACTGGTGCAGGAAGTCTTCACCCGCAAGATCTTCGCGAAGACGGTGTGCGGCGTGCCGATGAGCGCGATCCAGATCACCACGGCCGGCGCGATGTGCGCGGTGCTCGATCTGTTCCGTGAACAGAAGCTCCCGCAAAAGGGCTTTGTGCGTCAGGAGCAGGTGTCGCTGCGCGATTTCCTCGCGAACCGCTTCGGCCAGTTGTACGAGGGGCAGTCGCTGGAGACGATGGCGACTGTCTGA
- a CDS encoding ATP-binding protein: MTHMVFFCGHAGTGKTTLARKLHGPLMKACGTPFCLLDKDTLYGGYSAAAMAMLTGDPNDRDSPLFLEHLRDPEYRGLLDTARDNLELGVSALVVGPLSREVRERRLFDRAWLGVSAEVALRVVWVYTSEETAHQRIVERANPNDAYKLAHWDEYRQRRFAPSGDLCDDLLMFDNTAPASADYEALLARIVGAPRGAAIMPPVPD, translated from the coding sequence GTGACGCATATGGTTTTCTTCTGCGGTCACGCAGGCACGGGCAAGACCACGCTCGCGAGGAAACTGCATGGCCCGCTGATGAAAGCGTGCGGCACGCCCTTCTGCCTGCTCGATAAAGATACGCTTTACGGTGGCTACAGCGCGGCCGCCATGGCCATGCTGACCGGCGACCCCAACGACCGCGACAGCCCGCTGTTCCTCGAGCATCTGCGCGATCCCGAGTACCGCGGCCTGCTCGACACCGCCCGCGACAATCTCGAACTCGGCGTTAGCGCGCTGGTGGTCGGGCCGCTTTCGCGCGAAGTGCGCGAGCGGCGCCTGTTCGATCGCGCGTGGCTGGGCGTGAGTGCCGAAGTAGCGTTGCGGGTCGTATGGGTTTATACGTCGGAAGAGACGGCGCATCAGCGGATCGTGGAGCGCGCGAATCCGAACGACGCCTACAAACTCGCGCATTGGGACGAGTACCGGCAGCGCCGCTTCGCGCCCAGCGGCGATCTCTGCGACGACCTGCTGATGTTCGACAATACCGCGCCCGCTTCGGCGGATTATGAAGCGCTGCTCGCACGCATTGTCGGCGCGCCGCGCGGGGCGGCGATCATGCCGCCGGTGCCGGATTAG
- the cydX gene encoding cytochrome bd-I oxidase subunit CydX — protein sequence MWYFTWILGIGVALGFGIINVMWLEAGGKFARDPQVAGAVSAPPEDTPS from the coding sequence ATGTGGTATTTCACCTGGATTCTCGGCATCGGCGTGGCATTGGGCTTCGGCATCATCAACGTGATGTGGCTGGAGGCCGGCGGCAAGTTCGCCCGTGACCCACAGGTGGCTGGCGCCGTATCCGCCCCGCCGGAGGACACGCCTTCGTGA
- the corA gene encoding magnesium/cobalt transporter CorA, which translates to MLINCAAYQDGRKLADIDIDSISDYVARPECFVWVALKDPGPGELAVMKHEFGLHELAIEDAQNGHQRPKIEEYGESLFAVMHTVEMDEDNELLIGEVDVFVGRNYVLSVRRGTRIGFQNVRARCEREPQLLKEGSAFVLYALADDIVDRYFPIIETMNSEIEALEDRIFDRNNSAASRAIIQDLYSLKRRLVILQHHIAPLQEAISKLTGGRIPSVCEGMQAYFRDVYDHLERIVRIIDGRREMVVTAVQVNLGMISLAESEVTKRLGSFAALFAVPTMIAGIYGMNFQSIPELHYKYGYPICLAVMLTVDLVLYWRFRKAGWL; encoded by the coding sequence ATGCTGATCAATTGCGCCGCCTATCAGGACGGCCGGAAGCTGGCAGACATCGACATCGATAGCATCAGCGATTACGTGGCGCGGCCCGAGTGCTTTGTCTGGGTGGCGCTGAAGGACCCGGGCCCGGGAGAGCTGGCCGTGATGAAACACGAATTCGGCCTGCACGAACTCGCGATCGAAGACGCGCAGAACGGTCACCAGCGCCCCAAGATCGAGGAGTACGGCGAATCGCTGTTCGCGGTGATGCACACGGTGGAGATGGACGAAGACAACGAATTGCTGATCGGCGAAGTCGACGTGTTCGTGGGGCGCAACTATGTGCTGTCGGTGCGGCGCGGTACGCGCATCGGCTTTCAGAATGTGCGCGCCCGCTGCGAGCGCGAACCGCAATTGCTCAAGGAAGGCTCGGCGTTCGTGCTGTATGCGCTTGCCGACGACATCGTCGATCGATATTTTCCGATCATCGAGACGATGAACAGCGAGATCGAGGCACTCGAAGACCGTATCTTCGACCGCAACAATTCCGCGGCGTCGCGCGCGATCATCCAGGATCTGTACTCGCTCAAGCGCCGCCTCGTGATCCTGCAGCACCATATCGCACCGCTGCAGGAAGCCATCAGCAAACTCACGGGCGGGCGCATTCCGAGCGTCTGCGAGGGCATGCAGGCGTACTTCCGCGACGTCTACGATCACCTCGAGCGGATCGTGAGAATCATCGACGGACGGCGCGAAATGGTCGTCACCGCCGTGCAGGTCAATCTCGGCATGATTTCGCTCGCCGAGAGCGAGGTGACCAAACGGCTCGGCTCGTTCGCCGCGCTGTTCGCGGTGCCGACCATGATTGCCGGCATCTACGGGATGAACTTCCAGAGCATTCCCGAGTTGCACTACAAGTACGGCTATCCGATCTGTCTGGCGGTCATGCTGACCGTCGACCTCGTGCTGTACTGGCGATTCCGCAAAGCCGGCTGGCTTTGA
- a CDS encoding sugar ABC transporter substrate-binding protein yields MNQRIRRRILAAAVLATAGAALPFSSAYAQSAPAHKPKVALVMKSLANEFFLTMETGAKDYQKHNPSQFDLITNGIKDETDTANQIRIVEQMIVSKVDAIVLAPADSKALVPVVKKAVDAGIIVVNIDNRLDPDVLKSKDLNVPFVGPDNRKGAQKVGDYLAKKLKAGDEVGIIEGVSTTTNAQQRTAGFKDAMQKVGAKVVSVQSGEWEIDKGNAVASAMLNEYPNLKALLAGNDNMAIGAVSAVRAAGKQGKVLVVGYDNINAIKPMLKDGRVLATADQYAAKQAVFGIDTALKALSEHKKQSDLSGVVETPCDLVTK; encoded by the coding sequence ATGAACCAACGCATTCGCCGCCGCATCCTGGCGGCCGCCGTCCTCGCCACCGCCGGCGCCGCTTTGCCGTTTTCCTCCGCGTATGCGCAGAGCGCGCCCGCTCACAAGCCGAAGGTCGCGCTGGTCATGAAGTCGCTCGCCAACGAGTTCTTCCTGACCATGGAAACCGGCGCGAAGGACTATCAGAAGCACAACCCGTCGCAATTCGACCTGATCACCAACGGCATCAAGGACGAGACCGATACCGCGAACCAGATCCGCATCGTCGAGCAGATGATCGTCTCGAAGGTCGACGCGATCGTGCTCGCGCCGGCTGATTCGAAGGCGCTGGTGCCGGTCGTCAAGAAGGCGGTGGATGCGGGCATCATCGTCGTGAATATCGACAATCGGCTCGACCCGGACGTGCTCAAGTCGAAAGATCTGAACGTGCCGTTCGTCGGGCCCGATAACCGCAAGGGCGCGCAGAAGGTCGGCGATTATCTGGCCAAAAAGCTCAAGGCGGGCGACGAGGTCGGCATCATCGAAGGCGTGTCGACCACCACCAACGCGCAACAGCGCACCGCCGGCTTCAAGGACGCGATGCAGAAGGTCGGCGCGAAGGTCGTCTCGGTGCAATCGGGTGAATGGGAGATCGACAAGGGCAATGCGGTGGCGTCGGCCATGCTCAACGAATACCCGAATCTGAAGGCGCTTCTCGCCGGCAACGACAACATGGCGATCGGCGCGGTCTCGGCCGTGCGCGCGGCGGGCAAGCAGGGCAAGGTGCTGGTGGTCGGCTATGACAACATCAACGCGATCAAGCCGATGCTCAAGGACGGACGCGTGCTCGCCACCGCGGATCAGTACGCCGCCAAGCAGGCCGTGTTCGGTATCGACACCGCGCTGAAGGCGCTCAGCGAGCACAAGAAGCAGTCGGATCTGTCGGGCGTGGTGGAGACGCCGTGCGATCTGGTCACGAAGTGA
- a CDS encoding sugar ABC transporter ATP-binding protein: MDSTDHDAVPAVLSVSGIGKTYAEPVLADISLSLRAGEVLALTGENGAGKSTLSKIIGGLVEPTAGTMRLGGEPYAPASRTEAEALGVRMVMQELNLLPTLSVAENLFLNRLPRVGAFSFGWIDRRKLREDARQAMAQVGLDAIDPDTLVGELGIGHQQMVEIARNLIDDCRVLILDEPTAMLTAREVDLLFEQIDRLKARGVALVYISHRLEELARVAEQIAVLRDGRLVHVDAMANLTSDQIVTWMVGRELGERIDLGVRNIGAPLLKVERLTRGKVVREVSFEVRAGEIFGISGLIGAGRTELMRLIYGADQKDSGSVALAATPGALPTPVQIASPSDAVRAGIALITEDRKGEGLLLPQPIAANVSLGNIGSVARHGIVDAKRENALAQKQITAMRIRTSGPAQIVGELSGGNQQKVVIGRWLARDCRVLLFDEPTRGIDVGAKFDIYGLMGALAREGRALVVVSSDLRELMLICDRIGVMSAGSMTGVFERDNWSQDALLAAAFAGYRSREALLHAAPDTSEAGSLS; encoded by the coding sequence ATGGATTCAACCGACCACGACGCTGTACCTGCCGTACTGTCCGTCAGCGGCATCGGCAAGACCTACGCCGAACCGGTGCTCGCCGACATCTCCCTGTCGCTGCGCGCCGGCGAGGTATTGGCGTTGACGGGTGAGAATGGCGCAGGCAAGAGTACGCTGTCCAAGATCATTGGAGGGCTGGTCGAGCCGACCGCCGGCACGATGCGGCTCGGCGGCGAGCCTTATGCGCCGGCAAGCCGCACCGAGGCCGAGGCGCTCGGCGTGCGCATGGTGATGCAGGAGCTGAATCTGCTGCCGACGTTATCGGTGGCCGAGAACCTGTTCCTGAACCGCCTGCCGCGGGTCGGCGCGTTCAGCTTCGGCTGGATCGACCGGCGCAAGCTGCGTGAAGACGCGCGCCAGGCCATGGCGCAGGTCGGCCTCGACGCGATCGATCCGGACACGCTGGTCGGCGAGCTCGGTATCGGTCACCAGCAGATGGTGGAAATCGCACGCAATCTGATCGACGACTGCCGCGTGCTGATCCTCGACGAACCGACCGCGATGCTGACCGCGCGCGAGGTCGATCTGCTGTTCGAACAGATCGACCGGCTGAAGGCGCGCGGCGTGGCGTTGGTCTACATCTCGCACCGCCTCGAGGAACTGGCGCGAGTGGCCGAGCAGATCGCGGTGTTGCGCGACGGCCGGCTGGTGCATGTCGACGCGATGGCCAACCTGACCAGCGACCAAATCGTCACATGGATGGTCGGCCGTGAACTCGGCGAGCGGATCGATCTGGGCGTGCGCAACATCGGCGCGCCGCTCCTGAAAGTGGAGCGGCTTACACGCGGCAAGGTGGTGCGCGAGGTGTCGTTCGAAGTGCGTGCGGGCGAGATTTTCGGCATTAGCGGCCTGATCGGCGCGGGCCGCACGGAGTTGATGCGGCTGATTTACGGTGCCGATCAGAAGGATAGCGGTAGCGTCGCGCTGGCTGCAACGCCGGGCGCGCTGCCCACGCCGGTGCAGATCGCTTCGCCCTCGGACGCGGTGCGCGCCGGCATCGCGCTCATCACCGAAGACCGCAAAGGCGAAGGCCTGCTGCTGCCGCAGCCGATCGCGGCCAACGTGTCGCTCGGCAATATCGGCAGCGTGGCGCGGCACGGTATCGTCGACGCGAAGCGGGAGAACGCGCTGGCGCAGAAGCAGATCACCGCGATGCGGATCCGCACATCCGGGCCGGCGCAGATTGTCGGCGAGCTGTCGGGCGGCAACCAGCAGAAGGTCGTGATCGGCCGCTGGCTGGCGCGCGACTGCCGCGTGCTGTTGTTCGACGAACCGACGCGCGGCATCGACGTCGGCGCGAAGTTCGATATTTATGGCTTGATGGGTGCGCTGGCTCGCGAAGGACGCGCGCTCGTCGTGGTGTCGAGCGACTTGCGGGAGCTCATGCTGATCTGCGACCGGATCGGCGTGATGTCCGCGGGGAGCATGACGGGTGTGTTCGAGCGCGACAACTGGTCGCAGGACGCGCTGCTGGCCGCGGCTTTCGCCGGCTATCGCAGCCGCGAAGCGTTGCTGCACGCCGCCCCCGACACCAGCGAAGCAGGGAGTCTGTCATGA
- a CDS encoding ABC transporter permease, producing MNDQSAPEASGDKPGVGGVGSVSGAGSTGAVAPPADPSAPLASGKPAGTRLGFSNYLGLAGALLAMIVLFSLLSSHFLTYDTFSTIANQIPDLVVMSVGMTFVLIIAGIDLSVGSVLALGASVVSVAALKWGWGPLPSALLGVAAAALTGTITGAVTVGWRIPSFIVSLGVLEAARGMAYQMTNSRTAYIGDAFDFLSNPIAVGISPAFLIAVAVMVIAQLVLTRTVFGRYLVGIGTNEEAVRLAGVNPRPYKVIVFALMGALAGLAALFQISRLEAADPNAGQGVELQVIAAVVIGGTSLMGGRGSVISTFFGVLIISVLAAGLAQIGANEPTKRMITGAVIVVAVVLDTYRSRRKRA from the coding sequence ATGAACGATCAATCGGCGCCTGAAGCATCGGGCGACAAGCCGGGTGTGGGCGGCGTGGGGAGCGTGAGTGGTGCGGGCAGCACGGGCGCCGTCGCGCCGCCCGCCGACCCGTCGGCGCCGCTCGCGAGCGGCAAGCCGGCCGGCACGCGCCTGGGCTTTTCGAATTACCTCGGGCTCGCCGGCGCGTTGCTGGCGATGATCGTGCTGTTCTCGCTGCTGAGTTCGCACTTTTTGACGTACGACACCTTCAGCACGATCGCCAATCAGATTCCGGATCTGGTGGTGATGTCGGTGGGCATGACCTTCGTGCTGATCATCGCCGGGATCGATCTGTCGGTGGGGTCGGTGCTGGCGCTGGGCGCGTCGGTGGTGAGCGTGGCCGCGCTGAAGTGGGGCTGGGGGCCGTTGCCGTCGGCGCTGCTCGGGGTCGCCGCGGCGGCGCTGACCGGCACCATTACCGGCGCGGTGACGGTGGGCTGGCGGATTCCGTCGTTCATCGTCTCGCTCGGCGTGCTCGAAGCCGCGCGCGGCATGGCGTATCAGATGACGAATTCGCGCACCGCCTATATCGGCGACGCGTTCGACTTCCTGTCGAACCCGATCGCAGTTGGCATCTCGCCGGCGTTCCTGATCGCGGTGGCGGTGATGGTGATCGCGCAACTGGTGCTCACGCGCACGGTGTTCGGCCGCTATCTGGTCGGCATCGGCACCAACGAGGAGGCGGTGCGGCTCGCAGGCGTCAATCCGCGGCCGTACAAGGTCATCGTGTTCGCGCTGATGGGCGCGCTCGCCGGGCTGGCCGCGCTGTTCCAGATCTCGCGTCTGGAAGCGGCCGACCCCAACGCGGGCCAAGGCGTCGAACTGCAGGTGATCGCGGCCGTGGTGATCGGCGGCACGAGCCTGATGGGCGGGCGCGGCTCGGTGATCAGCACCTTTTTCGGCGTGTTGATCATTTCGGTGCTGGCGGCCGGCCTCGCGCAAATCGGCGCGAATGAGCCGACCAAGCGCATGATCACCGGCGCGGTAATCGTGGTGGCGGTGGTGCTGGATACGTACCGCAGCCGTCGCAAGCGCGCCTGA